DNA from Garra rufa chromosome 5, GarRuf1.0, whole genome shotgun sequence:
GGTCGATCCTCGACCCAAATTAAGGCCCTTACTGATGCTGACTGCAGCCCAATAACCATAAGACGTCATCTGCGAGAGAAGGGCTTCAAGAACAAGAAACGTCTTCAAAGGCCACTTCTCCAACGCCACAAACTTGCCCGTTTGGAATTTGCAAGGGAGCACCAAACATGGGACATTGAAAGATGGAAGAAAGTTTTATTCTCTGATGAGAAAAAATTTAATCTGGATGGTCCTGATGGCTTCCAACGTTACTGGCATGACAAGGAGATCCCACCGGAGATGTTTTCTACGCGACACAGTGGAGGAGGCTCCATCATGATCTGGGGTGCTTTTTCCTTCAATGGGAAAATGGAGCTTCAGGTTGTGCAGGGGCGTCAAACGGCGGCTGGCTATGTGGATCTGTTGCAGCGGGCATCCCTCTTGACTGAGGGTCCCCGTCTGTGCGGTAATGACTGGGTCTTTCAACAGGACAACGCTGCAATTCACAACGCCCGCCTGACGAAAGACTTCTTCCAGGAGAATAACGTTGCTCTTTTGGACCATCCTGCATGTTCCCCTGATCTAAATCCCATTGAAAACATTTGGGGATGGATGGCAAGGGAAGTTTACAAAAACGGACGTCAGTTCCAGACCGTGGATGCCCTTCGTGAAGCCATCTTCACCACATGGAGCAACGTTCCCAGAAGCCTCCAGGAAACAGTCACATCAAGCATCCCGAAGCGAGTGTTTGAAGTGATCAACAAGAACGGTGGGGCTACTCACTACTGAGTCCTTTTTGACACTTTTAGTTCTGTTGTGGGTTTATTTTTGGGCTATGGTCTTAAACTTTTGATCAGCTGATGAACAGCCTGTttgagtttaaatgcagttttcaaTAAATTGCCTACTCTCTATTTTTTGTGTCTTCCTCCTGTTTCTTCTTTTGGCATTTTGAAGCAGTGCTTACAATCCTGTTATGATCCACCAGCGCGAAATGCGTAAAATGTGCAATGCTTCCCCGGTCTTAAGATTTTGTTCAGGAGTGTATTTAGCACtttttgagttacaggcatgcaaactttggagaaaaaaaaaacttgaaaagtgctttttttccccatttttgatCACTGTTTTCCCCATTTTGGTCACTGTTGGCACATAATGTAACAAAGATTGCTTGagtcaacatattttactaatagacctaccaatctctgtttAAAAGAAACatgatgatgctgccatctttccaaAGTCATTCTTaaccccctgtaatttggctccaATTCTCTGGTGAAAACGGTCATTTtgaccccctctacaaaatagtggaatactattttatatagcaaatatatacccatgacatttaatattttgtctttcttgtttatttagttatttctttcaccaaaaatatagaaacaaaaacaaaaattttaacCTCTGGTTGAGCTGACACAGAATGACTCAGCCATTAAAGACTGCCTCCTCTCTACCTACTGACCTACTTCTTAAACATTACGGATGTGTTGTTGAAACAAGCTAGCCAGACAGGATTTAAACTTTGCTGGATGTAATTGCAAGTTTGGTTTGAAGGTgaaaaaaacttaaaaagcaCAAAGTTCTCTTACCATTCCTGATTCTAAAACAAACTCATACCGTTGGTGTAGATTTTAGGGCTATCACtgtgtacgtttttttttttttactcactgGTTTAAACGCAGAGCCTTCACAGCACGACTCTCAGGGAAACCCATCTCAGTCAGCTGCTGCAGAGCTGTTTCATCCACACGGTCCTCCTCATCCTCATCCAGCATGGCTGCCAGAGATGGGAGACACAAGGAATAATTATTCACCATCATTTGTTAAGAGAACAAAATGACATTTACACCTGTACACCAACTAGTCAGACATGTCCCGTGAGAACAGTTCTAAGTGGTTATCAGAGATTTTAAAAAATGGGTAATAAAGACCTctttattaagaaaaataaaaagaaatgactGTGGCAGTACTATTGTACAGCAATGTTACTCTATGTtacttcaaataaataatatgtcCAAAAAACATACAATTACTATGCTAGATATCTGAAAAGCATAGTTAATTGTTTCACCAAGGCTAAAATTGATTTAATTCATTCAGGTCTCTATCCATAAATTCATGGCTTACCATTTGCCTTTTTGAAGAGCTCAACAGCATCTGGATTCAGAGCCAGCAGCTTCTGAGCCACCTCAATAAGCGAGACCAGAATCTTCCTCAGCTCTGTTTGAAACTAATGGAGACAACAAAAAgtgaaatgtaaatatatatatatatatgatgacaAAATGCAATGCTGAAAGGTCTAACTGAACAAACTGCAGGCACCCACATCTCTGATATTGTGTTGAGTTACAGTACGGTCAGTGTTGCGAGTGCCCAGGCTTGCTGTGGCTTTGAGGATGGCGTCCTTATCTGGTGCTTTGTTCTCTTGCTTCTTCTGTCAACAAACACAAAGACTGTTCAGTTTTGCAGAATCACAAAGCTTTGAAGTGTAGTGCGTAGTATTAATTAataatagttcaccaaaaaagaaAACATGTCATCAGATACCTTTTCTTCAGAAGATATGTCAGCCATTTTTGGTGGAGTCGGTGGAGGTCTTTTCTTTATCAATAATAAGCAGTCTAGAAAACAAACAATAACGAATTAGGATTCATGTCTGTTAGAatcttattttaaatactaaGAACATATGTAAAACATGACTACACTCTAGATCAATGGTTCTTAATgggatgaaaattctgtcattaattactcaccctcatgtaagacctttgttcatcgttgaaacgcaaattaagatatttctgataaaatccaagatcaagacgttcaagacccagaaaggtagtaaggatgttgttaaaatagtccatgtgccattcagtggttcaaccctaaatgtatgaagctacaagaatattttttttctttgagcacaaaaaagaCTTGATTCaacaacaaaggtcttacgggtttggaacaacatgagggtgagtaattaatgacagaattttcatttttgggtcaactccTCCTTTGACCAGTCGCTGGGACCCAATATGGGGCCTTAGCAAACTTTCAAATGGGCCTAAAGATgacttaaattatttaaattcagCGTGGAAGGAAATTGCAATCATCTTTTTTCTCTATTGTACCATATATCCAAGTGAAACGACTTctcaaacaagaaaaaaatgaatgtatttgtatgtatttgtattaacttaaagttaattttattcaACCAGATTTTTTTGGACccgaaatgacacaggcttctccaaaagataataaaattatgtacaagaggcatcattgtggaaaaaaatatttctcagcttttatttacatttgaacaaaaagtagcatgtccaaaattattcatatcctttACAAACTgacacagtctatgggaaaatccaaagttctataccattccaaatagtccaagttgttctaaagcatcctaattacactgattcattgggaacagctgttttaatcaactcaacaggtgaaaaacagaagctctttgctattggtttgtggacagtcatggctaagacaaaggagctcaatgaggacctgcggctgtgcattgtacctgctcacaagtcaggaaagggctataagaccatatataaatgttttgaagttccagtggctacagtgcaaagtattattaaaaaatacaagacgttccgcactgtgaaaaaattagggatgcaccgaaatgaaaattcttggccgaaaccgaaaaccgaaaaagaggaaaccaaggccaaaaaccgaaaaccgaaacaccgaaagaattatgccaattattagtaccattgcatttatggctatgactgtgtactaatcttactaaaatcaaggcattgcaattgcatgaattaatattaaagtttcaaagtataaatcaattatattaatttaaacaattattatcaatcaagtattatattacttaaataacatatacataaatTTTACTgactttgtttaaattgtttaattttttataacacattatcttgtggatctatcacttcacatttacaactctacgtgtttctcttccagcaggaggcgctatcagattGGTAGTAGCCTATACAAAGCAGCGCAGAAGATGagtttgaaacgtgcagcgctcatttTTATTcgatggatagccttttgaagtttcatcgcaattcttgtctttcagtccccaaatttaagaccacctgaaatcataattaagactttcttaacccctaataacactgcagtcatcaatgaaaattaagagctttatttaagactttcaaaaacaaaccttacacaaaatacgtttctttttatttattcccaccatgttcagggcacaagaaaaatattaggggactaaattaatatcagcatatgaagtacaatcatctctcattgtctctgagagaatgcacgtcagatgctgaaagcactgtcagtttttactagggctgggcgattttaacccgattacgattaatgaacgattattttattcattaataaaattatatttaaataatatttatttttttgccctcatagttcactgacaagttttgtacagtaaatatgctcacatattacaagtgagagatttttgaatgaagggtgcacacactatcaactatctatgattatttattgaacatcagtgttgaacaactgaaattaaagcacacattgcttaaaacaaaaagtcacatttttcttaaattagtgaaaataaataacttgcacttttggaaacaaaataaattatttataaaataataataaatattaaaagtagaaaataagcagtatctcttctaaataaaattactcttgtatatcttgtaaatactttttactgtataaatactgcttaagctctccatcgacatgttggcagaataacgtaacgtaacgtaacggagcggggtcacgtgactccacacgcagtagtgtttttaaagggaaagtaattgaaataattgacctggaaaaatttgatcgattataggttctgaatgtcgatttcgattacttttcgattaatcgcacAACCCTagtttttactttcgctttaACATATTGGGCAGTTTTCACGTTgtttgtgtgatatccattggctcacctccatggtttaaaacataaatatttataaaaatacagtacatggaaaagacatatctttaaaatattgcgatgtaacaccaacgtaaagccattgtttttcactcactaaaatctacatctgtctgtctctgctctcatcgtcactgcacgcacgactgcagacacactgctcttgaaatttcggcattcaagttttgcaaatcgctatccgtgggtctttctcagatatactgaaatacgtccacaccgcagacgtgtggcttcagacaagcacgtgcaggccgcggtttctgtttgcgtcaacatactgtttcggccgtgttgtttcggtgataaaagtcttgcGGCCGAAaagtggccgaatattcggtgcatccctaaaaaaaatctcagaggatagggtcggaagccaaaagtgacacctgtgctggccaggaggatagtgagagaggtaaaaaaaagaatccaaggatcaccaccaaggccattctgatgaatctgggctctgctggtggcaacatctcaaggcagacagtccaacggacactgcacaccgctgggttccacggacgcagaccaaggaggacaccacttctccagataaagcacacaaaagcctgcttggcctttgcaaatgctcatctggacaaagaagaagtcTTCTGTTTtacggtcagatgaaacaaaaattgaattgtttggccacaatgatgtagccttcatttggcgtaaaaaaggagaaggcttcaactctaagaacaccatccccactgtcaaacatggtggtgggaacctaatgttttgggggttttttcagccggtggaccagggaacctaatcacagtaaacggcaccatgaaaaaagagcaatacatcaaaattctcaacaacaacatcagcagtctgcagagaaaattggccttgggcaccagtggacatttcagcacgacaacgacccaaaacacacagaaaaagtggtaaagaaatggttaaAAGACAAacacattaacgttttgcagtggcccagccagagtcctgactttaatccaattgagaatctgtggagggagctaaagctcagggtgatggcaaggagaccctccaaataccagtggagacatgcaaaaagctggtcaacaataggaagcgtttgattgctgtaatagccaataaaggcttgtatattgattactgagaagggtatgaataattttggacatgccactttttgttcaaatgtaaataaaagataaataatagttttttccacaatgatgcctcttgtacatcatcttattatcttctgggagacgtctgtgtcatttctaataaaaaaaaaacttgctggttgaataaaagtaacttgaaatcagaatttgccagggtatgaataatttcgggcttagtgcaagttatttattttcactaatttaagaaaaatgtgactttttgttttaagcaatgtgtgctttaatttcagttgttcaacactgatgttcaataaataatcatagatagttgatagtgtgtgcacccttcattcaaaaatctctcacttgtaatatgtgagcatatttactgtacaaaacttgtcagtgaactatgagggcaaaaaaataaatattatttaaatataattttattaatgaataaaataatcgttcattaatcgtaatcgggttaaaatcgcccagccctagtaaaaactgacagtgctttcagcatctgacgtgcattctctcagagacaatgagagatgattgtacttcatttttttttttttttttaaataagtgtttCCACTGTCTTGATATTTAATCAGacagaaattattaaaatattttatactcCTTAATATGCCTTAAATATCCAGAAAAATAACACACAGCTGGAAAAAATATCATGGGGGCTTTTGAATACTGTTGCGGAAAATGCACTGCCTTTGAGTCAACAATGTTAAGAACCACGAGATTCACCAGAATGTGTAAATACCTTTGTCTTTAAGATTTTCCTCAGCAACTGTTTTGGATTCTGTGAGAATTCTCTCAGTGGCAGCGTGAATGAGTTTGTGATGGGTAAGGGTTTTAGGATCCTCTAGACTTCCATGGACATACTGTAAgagaagaaaaatacaaataaattggacacactttatattaagtgtctttAACTAGAATGTTCCAACATTGTAATATATAATCAATAGATATAATGTACGTCTTGTGTACATGCATGTTTTAAACTGCacccatttttaaaaaaaatacttgcaTGTAGATGAGTGTTTACTATTTTcctttgcattattgacacactatatATCTGTTTAATaccgtaaagctgctttgacacaatctgtactgttaaaagcactatataaataaaggcgATTTGAATAGATACATGTAATACAGAAAGTAATTACACTGTTAACCCCAACCCTTACACCAACCCACTTTTAAAACTAACCAtgccaccaaacctgtccctaaccttaacCAAACTCCATTAGCAGCAAAAGTGCTCCTATCTTACGgcctcaaacttttaaacagtattgTACATTTACCCCATGAAAATCACAATCGTGAGCTCAGCCCACTTACAGTGGGGTCCTAGTACTGTGGTAGTACCATGGAGATACAGTTGGTGTCAATTGTTACCATGGTACTTTGATATACACCCTGGTACTAAATAATTGATGTATCCTGCTTTTTACATGACACTCCAAGGTACTTCAAAGAACACTATGGTATTGTCATTATACAGTATATGTCCATAAAACTTGGTACAATTGTGACAGTATGCCATTAGACACAgggtaataccatggtacttttttTAGCCTGTATTGCACCTTGTATCTAGAACATGGCTTGACTTACAGTCTGTGGTGATGCCTCCTGCTAAAGTGATTACAAACACATTCACAACCCTAAATCCATAAAGTGTGCAAACCAAACCTTTACAGAAAATATGAATGAGTGTCAAGGTTGGACAGATCTGAGTACTTGACAGGTAAATTGTGAACCAAAAGAGGCTGTCAACAAGTTAATGTCAGCTCTACACTGTAAACCAGCCAGTGTGCCAGTGGTAGTTACAGTACAGCCACAGAGACGGAGGTGACAGACCAGCTTGCTAAATTATAAATAGCACTGTCGACTCGTCTGCTAGTTACTAAAAATACTTGGCAATGACTCTCAGAATCCAGCGGGCCTGTCCTGTCCGGGTTGGCTAACAGTGCCAGCTAACCGATGGCAGACCTACATGTTTTAGGCATTTCTCCTTGAGTTTCTCTATAGTGGTGTCTTCCGTGACTTCCTCCAGCCACTCGGTACCCTCCATGGTACAAACGTGGACCTTCAGGACTTTGCCTGCAAAGATCTTCTCCTCCTGCACGAACATtgtagcagcagcagcagtggCGGCGGCGGCGGCAGGACCGCAGCGCTCCCCGCTGAAGACGCTCCGCGATCCCGCTGTCTACAGCCCGGAAAGCCGCCCTCTTCCCCGCTTATACCTGCCCTGGCAACAGACACGAGCTCACGGTCTCATTCGAACATTTTCAGGCCGTCCGATCTGTACTGCCCGCCCGCTCCGTTGGACTGGTATATTTTCGATGGGACAGATAGGTTTCCTCACTTGCAGCTGCAGCAGAGACGCTTGCTCCGTTGACACCTGCGATGCGAGAGCGACAGCAGTCTGTACGGAGCAGCAGTGCGCCTGCGTGAGGTTGCGGACTGTGATTGGTGAAAGTATGCATACATGCAGACGCGTCGTGCTGCAGACTCGCAAAACAGCCTAGGATGGGAGCGGCTATCCCTGAAGCTGGAGGTCAGCTGTGCCGTTGAAAACAACGGGCTGTTTTCATCTGTTCTTTGAGAAAAAATACTGACAATTCAGATTCCTTCAAAACTTTACATATCCAGATATCTACGTACTTACAAACAACAAACAATTTAAGTAAATGTCAGTTTTGTTTATAAAACACTACACAGAAGTTGACTGCAGATTACAATCtgacaaacatttatttaaataaataaataaataaataaataaataaataaaagaaagaaagaaagaaatacaagTTTATGGACAGTGAGTAATGTAAACGTTCAACGTAGGTCCTAAAATTCTCATACAATTTTTAAAACAACTtatattgtatatatgtatacacaaccattaaaaaaagtttttgaacagtaaaatttttaatgtactcactctactcaccaagcctgcatttatttgatccgaagtacagttaaaaatagtaatattttgaaatattttttactatttaaaataattgtctattaatttctatttgaacatattttaaaatgtaattaaaatgtgatatcaaagctgaatttttagcataattactccagtcacatgatccttcagaaatcattctaatatttagattttccgctgcaaacatgtattattattattatgaaaacaactgagtagaatttttcaggtttatttgatgaatagaaagtttgaagtagaaatcttttgtaacattataaatgtctttatcatcacttttaatctatttaaaacatccttgctgaataaaagtattcatttctataaaaaataactgactccaagtttttgaatggtaatgctataaaagatttttatttcagataaatgctgatctttggatctttccattcatcaaagaatcctaaataaaatgtttttaaaatactgacaatattaaaaaatgtttcatgaacagcaaattagaatgatttctgaaggttcatgcgacactgaagactaacgtaatgatgctaaaaatttttgctttgatcacgggaagaaataacattttaaaacatattcaaatagaaagcagttattttaaatagtttaaaaacttttgactgcagtGTATGCACTTATACTAACACTTCTAACAAATAATTATCCTGAATCAGTTGCTAGTCAGTTTTTAATACCGTATTAGAAAATTGTGTGTTTAGGCTAAACTTGGGTTTGCAAATTCTTGTTAattcttttaatacatttttgacaTTTAATATGCATTTAGTTATTTCCCATAACTAAGCAGCAACCATCTCTCAGATCTGTAAACTTGCATCTTCCACATCAATAGGTGGCGATATCATACATATTCCCTGTAGAAAAACTGCTGTGTGCCATAGAGAAGAAGATACATTAGAATTGCAGGACAGTATTATGCTACTATTTGTAAGATACAGTAATGAATTATGGTATATGACATAATATTTGACACTGACCATAATTAAACGGAACATTTACTGGGAATACATTTTGCTTTCTGCAGTACTTCATAGCTTTTTCTTTCCAACACACCGTGTAATGTTGAGCTCAGGTATTTAGCAGTTACAGTCTGCAGGATAGTTTACGTCTCTGGTCAAGTTGGCTCTGTAAGTTAACATGTCAAAACACAGGACGAAAAAGCTCATCATTCAAGATGGTATGTGTCAACCTGCTTGTCTTTTGCTCTTTCTGTAATGCAACATGATAATGCAGCACTAGCTATGTATTGTAGATTTTATGTACAGTATTCTGGGCTTGAAGTCTTCATTTGTAGTGTCTTTTGTCCACCATGTACAAATTTAATTTCAGATGAGCCAAAGCAGGATGAGCTGAATCCATTTTCTTTCAAGGAGTTTGTCAAAAACAAGAACCAACAGCCCTGTCCTACAGAAGAAGAGGTGAGAAACAACATGACAAGGATTATTAAGTAGAGGACTTTTGACTGGTGTCAGTACTTAAATGTCCCTTTAAAGGCATTAAAGTAGGGTTCACATTCTGTGTATTTACGTATAAAgtggtggtcaaaattattagaacaccagctaaaaaatgcttttaagtcagttatttctatcttttgctgtagtgtcagtaggaaatatcagtttacatttcagaACGAACtgaaacagactaaatccagaagaactgtggcaacgtctccaagatgcttcaagagacctacagtgccctccactaatattggcacccttggtaaatatgagcaaaggtggtggatgtgaaaataaatctgcaaaatttatcattttgatctTTTGttcaaaattctaacctgtcattgaagtaaaacaatagaacctaggggtgaaatctcattatgaaataaatgtttttctctagttcaccttggccactattattggcacccaattattgcaacatccttttcccaagataacagttctgagttttctccaacactgtctaatgagtttggagaacagtttctatacagggttcaggtcagggaactgggacggccatggtagaagcttcattctctgctcagtgacacaattttatgttgattttgatgtttgttttggatcatcatcCTGCcagaagatgcaaccatggcccattataagatttctaaaagaggcggtcaggttttgattttttttatctgctggtatttgatagaatccatgaagccatgtatctaaacgagatgtccaggacctccagcagaaaaataggtccacaacattaaagacccagctgTATTTTTAACTGTGGGCATGGGGTCCTTTTTTTATCCCTGTCcacaccaaaaccatctggagggttagctgccaaaaagcacatttttagtttcatctgaccatagaagccagtcctgtttgaagttccaatcatgtctgacaagtgaatatgctgaagtgagccaggaggattttttcttgaaaccctctggaataACATGtagtgatgtaggggctgtttgatcattttattttaggctttctgaccccaagactcaacaattctctgcaattctccaactatgatccttggagagtctttggccactcaaccTCTCCTCCTTATCATGCATTAGGGtgatatagacacacgtcctctaatagaagttaattgataaagaaaatattttttagatttttgacCGCAtcttcattttacagcattttacacatgtgcctaaaacttttaacagtactgtagctttgcaagtaggtttcttgaagcatcttggagacgttgccacagttcttctggatttagtctgtctcagtttgttgtgtttcttcatgtcattccagacaggctggatgatgatgagatcagatctctgtgtggagcactggctgttgtaaaacaaaaatctcactggattattacaattaatggcaaaacaaatgtttggaaatgtaaactgatatttcctactgacataccacagcaaaagatagaaataactgacttaaaaccattttagctggtgaaacTACAAGTGtgctaataattttggccaccactgtatatgaaTGTAAAACTTGGCAATAAACAAAAGAACGTTTATGCAGAATTTAATTGCTGTTAGATTCTTgtctttttaaaataacatttcataTATGTTTGATTTTCCAAAGGTGTATGGTGGAGCACGCAATGTCGAGCAGGACTATAACACCTCCATAGAATATGTGACGAAGGGGCCTTTCTTCACGGACCCCTCTGTGCTCTGTCAGCCTTCTGAAAATGAACCTGAGGAGACATGGATTGAAAGCTGCCACCCATCAGCCTTTGATGGCTCTCATGACTTCAAACTATGTGACACTTTAGACCTCGGTGCTTATTCTGAGCAATCATCTCTGTGCAGTGATGAGAGGGAagcaaatgaaact
Protein-coding regions in this window:
- the ubac1 gene encoding ubiquitin-associated domain-containing protein 1, whose translation is MFVQEEKIFAGKVLKVHVCTMEGTEWLEEVTEDTTIEKLKEKCLKHYVHGSLEDPKTLTHHKLIHAATERILTESKTVAEENLKDKDCLLLIKKRPPPTPPKMADISSEEKKKQENKAPDKDAILKATASLGTRNTDRTVTQHNIRDFQTELRKILVSLIEVAQKLLALNPDAVELFKKANAMLDEDEEDRVDETALQQLTEMGFPESRAVKALRLNHMSVTQAMEWLIEHVDDPMVDMPLPGQDTPGAAAAAAAAPAPAPAPAPSATVAGARVRLSSQASLEEARQDELTEIFKRIRRKREFRPDSRAVIALMEMGFDEKEVIDALRVNNNQQDAACEWLLGDRKPTPEDLDKGIDINSPLFQAILENPVVQLGLTNPKTLLAFEDMLENPLNSTQWMNDPETGPVMLQISRIFQTLNRT